From a single Micromonospora pallida genomic region:
- a CDS encoding alpha/beta fold hydrolase, with product MTSLLGRVPRPRTAAGKVAGLVGAAVGVAAAGLAAGVATERVLVRRYKADPTDRYADEVFGQQRYDESFRMELPDGTDLHVEVVEPTRSGAGRPTVVLVHGFCLDMGTFHFQRKLLAQRGEHRVVAYDQPGHGRSGKLESGEYDLTALGHALRRVIDRTTPEGPLVLVGHSMGGMTIMAFAELYPEMFGDRVVGTVLMATSGGLLAETKLVAPALLGRVGPPVLYMVNTTTRYGGTIIDKARRSTSNVAWLLTRRYGFGTPKPSPALVSYVEEMNSRTSADTVTRYLRTLATHARYPALAALAGTPVLVVAGEKDMITPVTHSEEIVRRLPHAEFVRIPDSGHVVMLEHADEVNAALTDFLERL from the coding sequence ATGACCTCGCTGCTCGGCCGGGTGCCCCGGCCACGTACCGCCGCCGGGAAGGTCGCCGGACTGGTCGGCGCGGCCGTCGGGGTGGCCGCCGCCGGGCTCGCGGCCGGGGTGGCCACCGAACGGGTCCTGGTCCGCCGGTACAAGGCCGACCCCACCGATCGGTACGCCGACGAGGTCTTCGGCCAGCAGCGGTACGACGAGTCGTTCCGGATGGAGCTGCCCGACGGCACCGACCTGCACGTGGAGGTGGTCGAGCCGACCAGATCCGGTGCCGGGCGGCCCACTGTCGTCCTGGTGCACGGGTTCTGCCTGGACATGGGGACCTTCCACTTCCAGCGCAAACTGCTCGCCCAGCGGGGTGAGCACCGCGTCGTCGCGTACGACCAGCCCGGTCACGGCCGCTCCGGCAAGCTGGAGAGCGGCGAGTACGACCTGACCGCGCTCGGCCACGCGCTGCGGCGGGTGATCGACCGGACCACCCCGGAGGGGCCGCTGGTGCTGGTTGGGCACTCGATGGGCGGCATGACCATCATGGCGTTCGCCGAGCTGTACCCGGAGATGTTCGGCGACCGGGTGGTCGGGACGGTGCTGATGGCCACCTCCGGCGGACTGCTCGCCGAGACCAAGCTGGTCGCTCCGGCGCTGCTCGGCCGGGTCGGCCCGCCGGTGCTCTACATGGTCAACACCACCACCCGGTACGGCGGCACCATCATCGACAAGGCCCGCCGCTCCACCTCGAACGTGGCCTGGCTGCTCACCCGCCGGTACGGCTTCGGCACCCCGAAGCCGAGCCCGGCCCTGGTGTCATACGTGGAGGAGATGAACTCGCGTACCTCGGCCGACACGGTCACCCGCTACCTGCGTACCCTGGCCACCCACGCCCGCTATCCGGCGCTCGCCGCGCTGGCCGGCACCCCGGTGCTCGTGGTGGCGGGCGAGAAGGACATGATCACGCCGGTGACCCACTCGGAGGAGATCGTGCGCCGACTGCCGCACGCCGAGTTCGTCCGGATCCCGGACAGCGGGCACGTGGTGATGCTGGAGCACGCGGACGAGGTCAACGCCGCCCTGACGGACTTCCTGGAGCGACTGTGA
- the alr gene encoding alanine racemase has product MWQAEVRIDLDAIRENVARLRSGTSAELMAVVKADGYGHGMLPAARAALDAGADWLGVCTLDEALTLRRAGITAPVLAWLLSPGLPLHEAVLADVDLSAASLPQVDEMAAAARRAERPVRLHLKIDTGLSRNGATVADWPALLEAAAKAQADGLVEVVGVWSHFAYADLPGHPTIDRQIAVFHEGLDMVERAGLRPRHRHLANSAATLTRPDTHFDLVRPGLAVYGLSPVAGERYGLRPAMTARARITLAKRVPAGTGVSYGHTYTTERETTLALVPLGYADGVPRHASGVGPVRLAGRNRTVAGRVCMDQFMVDCGDDPVAAGDVATLFGSGADGEPTADDWAEAVGTINYEIVTRFGGCRVARVYDGERT; this is encoded by the coding sequence ATGTGGCAGGCCGAGGTACGGATTGATCTTGATGCCATCCGGGAGAACGTGGCGCGGCTGCGTTCCGGCACCAGCGCCGAGCTGATGGCGGTGGTCAAGGCCGACGGGTACGGGCACGGCATGCTTCCGGCCGCCCGCGCGGCGCTGGACGCCGGGGCGGACTGGCTCGGGGTCTGCACCCTGGACGAGGCGCTCACGCTGCGCCGGGCCGGAATCACCGCGCCGGTGCTGGCCTGGCTGCTCAGCCCCGGGCTGCCGCTGCACGAGGCGGTGCTGGCCGACGTCGACCTCTCCGCGGCCAGCCTGCCCCAGGTCGACGAGATGGCCGCCGCCGCCCGCCGGGCGGAGCGCCCGGTCCGGCTGCACCTCAAGATCGACACGGGGCTCTCCCGCAACGGCGCGACCGTCGCCGACTGGCCGGCGCTGTTGGAGGCCGCCGCCAAGGCCCAGGCCGACGGTCTGGTCGAGGTGGTCGGGGTGTGGAGCCACTTCGCCTACGCCGACCTGCCCGGCCATCCGACCATCGACCGGCAGATCGCGGTCTTCCACGAGGGGCTGGACATGGTCGAGCGGGCGGGACTGCGCCCCCGGCACCGGCACCTGGCGAACTCGGCGGCCACCCTGACCCGGCCCGACACCCACTTCGACCTGGTTCGTCCCGGTCTGGCGGTCTACGGTCTCTCCCCGGTGGCCGGCGAGCGGTACGGCCTGCGCCCCGCCATGACCGCCCGGGCCCGGATCACCCTCGCCAAGCGGGTCCCGGCCGGGACCGGCGTCTCGTACGGGCACACCTACACCACCGAACGGGAGACCACCCTGGCCCTGGTGCCGCTCGGCTACGCCGACGGGGTACCCCGGCACGCCTCGGGCGTCGGCCCGGTTCGGCTGGCCGGGCGTAACCGGACCGTCGCCGGCCGGGTCTGCATGGACCAGTTCATGGTCGACTGCGGCGACGACCCGGTGGCGGCCGGCGACGTGGCCACCCTCTTCGGCAGCGGCGCCGACGGCGAGCCGACCGCCGACGACTGGGCCGAGGCGGTCGGCACCATCAACTACGAGATCGTCACCCGGTTCGGCGGCTGCCGGGTCGCCCGGGTGTACGACGGCGAGCGGACATGA
- the glmS gene encoding glutamine--fructose-6-phosphate transaminase (isomerizing), producing the protein MCGIVGYAGARPALGIVLDGLRRLEYRGYDSAGVAVVCDDELLTEKKAGKLANLEKVLAERVSADPTGCQGAGIGDGTTGIGHTRWATHGGPTDRNAHPHLSPDNGVAVIHNGIIENFAKLRAELEDDGVIFLSDTDTECAAHLLSAALAELRAAGEPDGPALLAAAMRTVCQRLEGAFTLLAVDARVPGAVVGARRNSPLVVGRGDGENYLASDVAAFIEHTREAVELGQDQIVLITPDSIEITDFDGQPASGKDFHIDWDSSAAEKGGYDWFMLKEIEEQPQAVADTLLGRLTETGEIMLDEVRLSDQDLRDVDKIFIVACGTAYHSGLVAKYAIEHWTRIPCEVELASEFRYRDPVLDRSTLIVVISQSGETMDTLMALRHAKEQKARVLAICNTNGSTIPRESDAVLYTHGGPEIAVASTKAFLTQLVACYLIGLHLAQVRGVKFADEVAAVVEQLHQMPGKLRELLDRIEPVRELARDLKAEPTVLFIGRHVGYPVALEGALKLKELAYMHAEGFAAGELKHGPIALIDKGTPVICIVPSPVGRGMLHDKVVSNIQEVRARGARTIVIAEEGDQAVVPYADHLIYVPRTPTLLAPLVTTVPLQVLAAEIAAARGHDVDQPRNLAKSVTVE; encoded by the coding sequence ATGTGTGGAATCGTGGGTTACGCCGGCGCTCGCCCGGCGCTCGGCATCGTGCTCGACGGGCTGCGGCGGCTGGAGTACCGCGGCTACGACTCGGCGGGCGTCGCCGTCGTCTGTGACGACGAGCTGCTGACCGAGAAGAAGGCCGGCAAGCTGGCCAACCTGGAGAAGGTGCTGGCCGAGCGGGTCAGCGCGGACCCCACCGGCTGCCAGGGCGCCGGCATCGGCGACGGGACTACCGGCATCGGCCACACCCGCTGGGCCACCCACGGCGGTCCGACCGACCGGAACGCCCACCCGCACCTCTCCCCGGACAACGGGGTTGCGGTGATCCACAACGGCATCATCGAGAACTTCGCCAAGCTCCGCGCCGAGCTGGAGGACGACGGGGTCATCTTCCTCAGCGACACCGACACCGAGTGCGCCGCCCACCTGCTGTCCGCCGCGCTGGCCGAGCTGCGCGCCGCTGGTGAGCCCGACGGTCCCGCGCTGCTGGCCGCCGCGATGCGGACGGTCTGCCAGCGCCTGGAGGGAGCCTTCACCCTGCTCGCCGTGGACGCCCGGGTGCCCGGCGCGGTGGTCGGCGCCCGGCGCAACTCGCCCCTGGTGGTCGGCCGGGGCGACGGGGAGAACTACCTCGCCAGCGACGTCGCCGCGTTCATCGAGCACACCCGGGAGGCGGTCGAGCTGGGGCAGGACCAGATCGTCCTGATCACCCCGGACAGCATCGAGATCACCGACTTCGACGGGCAGCCGGCCAGCGGCAAGGACTTCCACATCGACTGGGACTCCTCCGCCGCCGAGAAGGGCGGCTACGACTGGTTCATGCTCAAGGAGATCGAGGAGCAGCCGCAGGCGGTCGCCGACACCCTGCTCGGCCGGCTCACCGAGACCGGCGAGATCATGCTCGACGAGGTACGCCTCAGCGACCAGGACCTCCGTGACGTCGACAAGATCTTTATCGTTGCCTGCGGCACGGCGTACCACTCGGGTCTGGTCGCCAAGTACGCCATCGAGCACTGGACCCGGATCCCCTGCGAGGTGGAGCTGGCCAGCGAGTTCCGCTACCGCGACCCGGTCCTCGACCGGTCCACGCTGATCGTGGTGATCTCGCAGTCCGGCGAGACCATGGACACCCTGATGGCGCTGCGGCACGCCAAGGAGCAGAAGGCCCGGGTGCTGGCCATCTGCAACACCAACGGCTCCACCATCCCGCGCGAGTCCGACGCGGTCCTCTACACCCACGGCGGGCCGGAGATCGCCGTCGCCTCCACGAAGGCGTTCCTCACCCAGCTCGTCGCCTGCTACCTGATCGGCCTGCACCTGGCCCAGGTGCGCGGGGTCAAGTTCGCCGACGAGGTGGCCGCCGTGGTGGAGCAGCTCCACCAGATGCCCGGCAAACTGCGCGAGCTGCTGGACCGGATCGAGCCGGTCCGCGAGCTGGCCCGCGACCTGAAGGCCGAACCGACCGTGCTGTTCATCGGCCGGCACGTCGGCTATCCGGTCGCTCTGGAGGGCGCGCTCAAGCTCAAGGAGTTGGCGTACATGCACGCCGAGGGGTTCGCCGCCGGTGAGCTGAAGCACGGCCCGATCGCCCTGATCGACAAGGGCACCCCGGTGATCTGCATCGTGCCGTCCCCGGTCGGCCGGGGCATGCTGCACGACAAGGTCGTCTCGAACATCCAGGAGGTGCGCGCCCGGGGGGCCCGGACCATCGTGATCGCCGAGGAGGGCGACCAGGCCGTCGTCCCGTACGCTGACCACCTGATCTACGTGCCGCGCACCCCGACGCTGCTGGCCCCGTTGGTCACCACTGTCCCGTTGCAGGTGCTCGCCGCCGAGATCGCCGCCGCCCGGGGGCACGACGTCGACCAGCCCCGCAACCTGGCCAAGTCCGTCACCGTCGAGTAG
- a CDS encoding pyridoxal phosphate-dependent aminotransferase, which produces MTTTTNADVPTSADPLVARMRPFGTTIFAEMSALAVRTGAVNLGQGFPDSDGPPEMLAAAVDALRGGQNQYPPGPGIPALRTAIAAHQRRFWGLEYDPNGEIVVTAGATEAIAAAILALCEPGDEVVCFEPYYDSYAASIALAGAVRRPVTLRPDADGRYAFDPDALRAAFGPRTRLVLLNSPHNPTGKVFTPDELRLVAELCQEHGTYAVTDEVYEHLVFSDTGHVPLATLPGMRERTLRISSAGKTFSCTGWKVGWASGPAALVSAMLRVKQFLTFVNAAPLQPAVAVALALPDSYYTGFAADLRQRRDQLVDGLAGAGFDVLTPEGTYFVTADITPLGGTDGVDFCRSLPERCGVVAVPTQVFYDDVAAGRPLIRFAFCKRPEVLTEAVTRLRTLATG; this is translated from the coding sequence GTGACGACGACCACGAATGCCGATGTGCCGACGAGTGCAGATCCACTGGTGGCCCGGATGCGTCCGTTCGGTACCACCATCTTCGCCGAGATGTCCGCCCTGGCGGTGCGGACCGGCGCGGTCAACCTCGGGCAGGGCTTCCCGGACAGCGACGGTCCGCCGGAGATGCTCGCCGCCGCGGTCGACGCGCTGCGCGGCGGCCAGAACCAGTACCCGCCCGGCCCGGGAATCCCGGCGCTGCGTACCGCGATCGCCGCGCACCAACGTCGGTTCTGGGGACTGGAGTACGACCCGAACGGCGAGATCGTCGTCACGGCGGGCGCCACCGAGGCGATCGCGGCGGCGATCCTCGCCCTCTGCGAACCCGGCGACGAGGTGGTCTGCTTCGAGCCGTACTACGACTCGTACGCGGCCTCGATCGCGCTGGCCGGGGCGGTCCGCCGGCCGGTGACCCTGCGCCCGGACGCCGACGGCCGGTACGCCTTCGATCCGGACGCGCTGCGCGCCGCGTTCGGTCCCCGGACGCGGCTGGTCCTGCTCAACTCCCCGCACAACCCCACCGGCAAGGTCTTCACCCCTGACGAGCTGCGCCTGGTCGCTGAGCTGTGCCAGGAACACGGTACGTACGCGGTCACCGACGAGGTCTACGAGCACCTGGTCTTCAGCGACACCGGACACGTTCCCCTGGCCACCCTGCCCGGCATGCGCGAGCGCACCCTACGGATCTCCTCGGCCGGCAAGACGTTCTCCTGCACCGGCTGGAAGGTCGGCTGGGCGAGCGGCCCGGCGGCGTTGGTGTCGGCGATGCTGCGGGTGAAGCAGTTCCTCACCTTCGTCAACGCCGCGCCGCTGCAACCGGCGGTCGCAGTGGCGCTGGCCCTGCCGGACAGCTACTACACCGGGTTCGCCGCGGACCTGCGCCAGCGCCGGGACCAGCTCGTCGACGGACTCGCCGGGGCGGGCTTCGACGTGCTCACCCCGGAGGGGACGTACTTCGTCACCGCCGACATCACTCCGCTCGGCGGAACGGACGGGGTCGACTTCTGCCGCTCGCTGCCGGAGCGCTGCGGGGTGGTGGCCGTCCCGACCCAGGTCTTCTACGACGACGTCGCCGCCGGCCGCCCACTGATCCGGTTCGCGTTCTGCAAGCGACCGGAGGTGCTCACCGAGGCGGTGACCCGGCTGCGCACCCTCGCCACCGGCTAG
- a CDS encoding alpha/beta hydrolase, producing MSGGYARLWAADPAAWAHCGAAWRGVNALVDRRAVGLSAGAVRLRDAWVGSAAGAAGDRLAALRAELLSVSPVPIEVDQVLAEFATRLRQARARLADAVTRIDTAGLRIDREGRVTVPATAPAPPGATVGREAGPGRAGRPVDRAAEAARLSAEIGDALALAELADREATARLGELTTAARTGWVTPPPAYRPPPGAPPEVVRRWWAGLTPAQRRWLVVHEPTRVGGLDGVPATARDQANRLLLDDHRERLLARRRELLRHTPPGPSELAGLTRIDATLGGLAALTDRLAAPGTADSPRAYLLGLDPAGDGRAVVALGNPDRADRVLTYVPGMTADLADADGELGRAARVAARATALDPGGETSAVLWLDYDAPDFVHEAYRSRQADDAATGLHRFQEGLRLTHEGPPARQTVLGHSYGSLVVGTAAREHGLAADALVFVGSPGVGVDHAADLRLPPGQVWASTAADDVIGLVRPPVELAGRAAVGAVLPWLAGDVVGRPDDDLWFGRDPTDPGFGGRTFPSGRYGHTGYWDPANPALDNMAHIVLGR from the coding sequence GTGAGCGGTGGGTACGCCCGGCTCTGGGCGGCCGACCCGGCGGCCTGGGCGCACTGCGGCGCCGCGTGGCGGGGTGTGAACGCGCTGGTGGACCGGCGGGCCGTCGGGCTGTCGGCCGGGGCCGTCCGGCTGCGGGATGCCTGGGTGGGCTCTGCCGCCGGGGCGGCCGGCGACCGGCTCGCCGCCCTGCGTGCCGAACTGCTCTCGGTTTCCCCGGTACCGATCGAGGTCGACCAGGTCCTCGCCGAGTTCGCCACCCGACTCCGGCAGGCCCGGGCCCGGCTGGCCGACGCGGTCACCCGGATCGACACGGCCGGGCTCCGGATCGACCGGGAGGGCCGGGTCACCGTGCCTGCCACGGCCCCTGCCCCGCCCGGGGCCACGGTGGGCCGGGAGGCGGGGCCGGGTCGGGCCGGTCGGCCGGTGGACCGGGCGGCCGAGGCAGCCCGGCTCTCGGCGGAGATCGGCGACGCGCTCGCCCTGGCCGAGCTGGCCGACCGGGAGGCGACGGCCCGGTTGGGCGAGCTGACCACCGCCGCGCGGACCGGTTGGGTGACGCCGCCGCCCGCGTACCGACCGCCGCCGGGGGCCCCACCGGAGGTGGTCCGGCGCTGGTGGGCCGGCCTGACCCCGGCCCAGCGTCGCTGGCTGGTGGTGCACGAACCGACCCGGGTCGGCGGGTTGGACGGGGTGCCCGCAACCGCGCGTGACCAGGCGAACCGACTCCTCCTCGACGACCATCGGGAACGGCTCCTGGCCCGGCGACGGGAGCTGCTGCGCCACACCCCGCCCGGGCCGTCCGAGCTGGCTGGGCTGACCCGGATCGACGCCACGCTGGGCGGCCTGGCCGCGCTCACCGACCGGCTGGCCGCCCCCGGCACGGCCGACTCGCCCCGGGCGTACCTGCTCGGGTTGGACCCGGCCGGCGATGGCCGGGCGGTGGTCGCGCTCGGCAACCCGGACCGGGCCGACCGGGTGCTCACCTATGTTCCCGGGATGACCGCCGACCTGGCCGACGCCGACGGGGAGTTGGGCCGGGCGGCCCGGGTGGCGGCGCGGGCCACCGCACTCGATCCTGGCGGGGAGACCTCGGCGGTGCTCTGGTTGGACTACGACGCCCCGGACTTCGTCCACGAGGCGTACCGGAGTCGGCAGGCCGACGACGCCGCCACCGGACTGCACCGCTTCCAGGAGGGCCTGCGCCTGACCCACGAGGGGCCGCCGGCCCGGCAGACCGTCCTCGGACACAGCTACGGTTCGCTGGTGGTCGGCACCGCCGCCCGGGAGCACGGCCTGGCCGCCGACGCCCTGGTCTTCGTCGGCTCCCCCGGCGTCGGGGTGGACCACGCCGCCGACCTACGCCTGCCACCCGGTCAGGTCTGGGCGAGCACCGCCGCCGACGACGTCATCGGCCTCGTCCGGCCGCCGGTCGAGCTGGCTGGCCGGGCAGCGGTCGGCGCGGTCCTACCGTGGCTGGCCGGGGACGTGGTCGGGCGCCCCGACGACGACCTCTGGTTCGGCCGCGATCCGACCGACCCGGGCTTCGGCGGACGCACCTTTCCCAGCGGTCGGTACGGCCACACCGGCTACTGGGATCCCGCCAACCCCGCCCTGGACAACATGGCCCACATCGTCCTAGGCCGCTAG
- a CDS encoding NAD(P)H-hydrate dehydratase, translated as MRPVWRVGDVRAAEAGLLATLPAGTLMARAAAGLARRCALLLADRGGVYGSRVLLLVGSGDNGGDALFAGAHLARRGAAVEALLLTPDRAHADGLAALGAAGGRTVDELPARADLVLDGIVGIGGTGGLREPAARLVQRLGEVVGRDGGRATVVAVDVPSGVEVDTGHVPRDTAGRPVALRADVTVAFGALKPALVVGEAAAYAGQVELVDIGLDPWLRGTPALHVTEWSDVVDGWPRLGPQSEKYVRGVVGLATGSATYPGAAVLSVAGALAGPTGLVRYAGTAAAEVLHHHPSVIATGRVADAGRVQSWVCGSGLGTGAEAAAELRTVLAAPVPVVLDADALTMLVDGSMADRLRRRDAPIVVTPHDREYARLCGEEPGADRVGATLRLAAWMNAVVLLKGNRTVVGTPAGRAYVNPTGTPALATGGTGDVLAGLLGSLLAAGLPAERAAALAAYLHGLAGREAARHGPVTATDVAVALRPVLAELG; from the coding sequence ATGAGGCCGGTGTGGCGGGTCGGAGACGTACGGGCGGCGGAGGCGGGGTTGCTGGCGACCCTGCCGGCGGGAACCCTGATGGCGCGGGCCGCCGCCGGGCTGGCCCGGCGCTGCGCGCTGCTCCTCGCCGACCGGGGCGGCGTGTACGGCAGCCGGGTGCTGCTGCTGGTCGGCAGCGGTGACAACGGCGGCGACGCGCTCTTCGCCGGGGCCCACCTGGCCCGCCGGGGCGCGGCGGTCGAGGCGCTGCTGCTCACTCCCGACCGGGCGCACGCCGACGGGCTCGCCGCGCTGGGGGCAGCCGGCGGCCGGACCGTCGACGAGTTGCCCGCCCGGGCCGACCTGGTGCTCGACGGCATCGTCGGGATCGGCGGCACCGGCGGGCTCCGGGAGCCGGCCGCGCGGCTGGTGCAACGGCTGGGGGAGGTCGTCGGCCGGGACGGCGGACGGGCCACCGTGGTCGCGGTGGACGTGCCCAGCGGGGTCGAGGTCGACACCGGCCACGTGCCCCGGGACACCGCTGGCCGGCCGGTCGCGCTGCGCGCCGACGTGACGGTGGCCTTCGGTGCGCTCAAACCGGCCCTGGTGGTGGGGGAGGCGGCGGCGTACGCCGGCCAGGTCGAGCTGGTCGACATCGGGCTGGACCCCTGGTTGCGGGGCACCCCGGCGCTGCACGTCACGGAATGGTCGGACGTGGTCGACGGCTGGCCCCGGCTCGGCCCGCAGTCGGAGAAGTACGTCCGGGGCGTGGTGGGGTTGGCCACCGGTTCGGCGACGTACCCGGGCGCGGCGGTGCTCTCCGTCGCCGGCGCGCTCGCCGGCCCGACCGGACTGGTCCGGTACGCCGGCACCGCCGCCGCCGAGGTGCTGCACCATCATCCGTCGGTGATCGCCACCGGGCGGGTGGCCGATGCCGGGCGGGTGCAGTCGTGGGTCTGCGGGTCCGGGCTCGGCACCGGTGCGGAGGCTGCCGCCGAGCTGCGCACTGTACTTGCCGCGCCGGTGCCGGTGGTGCTCGACGCGGACGCGCTGACCATGCTGGTGGACGGCTCGATGGCGGACCGGCTGCGGCGCCGGGACGCGCCGATCGTGGTGACCCCGCACGACCGGGAGTACGCCCGGCTCTGCGGCGAGGAACCGGGGGCCGACCGGGTCGGCGCGACGTTGCGGCTGGCCGCCTGGATGAACGCCGTGGTGCTGCTCAAGGGCAACCGCACGGTGGTCGGCACGCCGGCCGGGCGGGCGTACGTCAACCCGACCGGCACCCCGGCGCTGGCCACCGGGGGCACCGGCGACGTGCTGGCCGGGCTGCTCGGGTCGCTGCTCGCCGCCGGGCTGCCCGCCGAGCGGGCCGCCGCGCTGGCCGCGTACCTGCACGGGCTGGCCGGTCGGGAGGCGGCCCGGCACGGCCCGGTGACCGCCACCGACGTGGCCGTCGCGCTCCGCCCGGTGCTGGCCGAACTCGGCTGA